In Garciella nitratireducens DSM 15102, a single window of DNA contains:
- the flgK gene encoding flagellar hook-associated protein FlgK, with product MTGIFSTFNTAKTGMFAQQQAISTSSHNIANANTQGYSRQRVNFQATPAFCLNGVGMVGTGVDIQSIERIRDTYLDIQIRYETSISGQYQARQEILEQVEMIFMEPSDTGLNTTMSAMWDSWQELSKSPENSTARTIVLENSLTFTNNLNHMHQQLETLKNDSINILEKTALDANSILKQIQSLNDQIFKVTIKGQIPNDLLDQRDLLMDQLSQTMDFTVTEDEFGRVSIENKEITLLDGKNGNNISNEISIVREIKQTDTGYTITLVRGGDSIQGLTTLSIGEEDLASHSFLQEGAIVYTPKIQEGSEISFSDIKEFTVAHGELRGYQDIIKELTDYQEQLDGLARAIAYGVNMIHTNNNEEGCIAFFVGAGDTSDINQINAGNITINSAIQKDVRLIYTGKDLNGLEGDGERALAIAQLRNARLPVQDFIDEIDKATESSLYDFDEMIFEDSPGGTTFETYYKDIIAKLGISTQQANRMVENQNALTSQLMQRKYSISGVSIDEEVANLIQYQHAYQANAKVISTLATMLDTLINRMGV from the coding sequence ATGACAGGAATTTTTTCTACATTTAATACAGCAAAAACAGGAATGTTTGCTCAGCAACAAGCGATTAGTACTAGTAGTCATAATATTGCTAATGCTAATACTCAAGGATACTCTAGACAAAGAGTAAATTTTCAAGCAACACCAGCTTTTTGTTTAAATGGAGTAGGAATGGTAGGGACAGGAGTAGATATACAATCCATTGAACGAATAAGAGATACTTATTTAGATATTCAAATTCGATATGAAACTAGTATTTCTGGTCAGTATCAGGCAAGGCAAGAAATTTTAGAACAAGTAGAGATGATTTTTATGGAGCCTAGTGACACAGGATTAAATACAACCATGAGTGCTATGTGGGATTCTTGGCAAGAATTAAGCAAGTCTCCAGAAAATTCTACTGCTCGTACCATTGTATTGGAAAATTCTTTAACCTTTACAAATAATTTGAATCATATGCATCAACAATTAGAAACTTTAAAAAATGATAGTATTAATATTTTAGAAAAAACCGCGTTAGATGCAAATTCTATTTTAAAGCAAATTCAGAGTCTTAACGATCAAATTTTTAAAGTGACCATCAAAGGGCAGATTCCTAATGATTTATTGGATCAAAGGGATCTTCTTATGGATCAACTATCCCAAACAATGGATTTCACAGTTACAGAAGATGAATTTGGAAGAGTGAGTATAGAAAATAAAGAGATTACACTTTTAGATGGAAAAAATGGAAATAACATTTCAAATGAAATCTCTATAGTAAGAGAAATAAAACAAACAGATACAGGATATACAATAACCCTAGTAAGAGGAGGAGACTCTATTCAAGGATTGACTACTTTATCAATTGGAGAAGAAGATTTAGCATCACATTCTTTCCTTCAAGAAGGAGCTATAGTATATACTCCTAAAATTCAAGAAGGTTCAGAGATTTCTTTTTCTGATATTAAAGAATTTACTGTTGCTCATGGAGAACTAAGAGGTTATCAAGATATTATTAAAGAACTGACTGATTATCAAGAACAATTAGATGGTTTGGCAAGAGCTATTGCTTATGGAGTAAATATGATTCATACGAATAATAATGAAGAAGGGTGCATTGCTTTTTTTGTGGGAGCAGGAGACACTTCCGATATTAATCAAATCAATGCAGGAAATATTACAATAAATTCTGCTATTCAAAAAGATGTGAGGCTGATTTATACAGGAAAAGACTTAAATGGTTTAGAAGGAGACGGAGAGCGTGCTTTAGCGATTGCTCAATTAAGAAATGCTAGATTGCCAGTACAGGATTTTATAGATGAAATCGATAAGGCAACAGAATCTAGTTTATATGATTTTGATGAAATGATTTTTGAAGATTCTCCAGGGGGTACTACTTTTGAAACCTATTATAAGGATATTATAGCAAAACTTGGAATTTCCACTCAACAAGCCAATCGAATGGTCGAGAATCAAAATGCATTAACCAGTCAATTAATGCAGAGAAAATATTCTATATCAGGGGTATCTATAGATGAAGAAGTTGCAAATCTGATTCAATATCAACATGCTTATCAGGCAAATGCAAAAGTAATTTCTACTTTAGCAACAATGCTTGATACATTGATCAATCGAATGGGGGTATAA
- a CDS encoding flagellar protein FlgN, whose protein sequence is MELIDFLKKQKELLEDIKNCLEREKQVLIKGEGKNLLEIVKEKQDYISILNAIEKERNQSYPDLNLREMEKQGKLPFDIKKIGNELRSLSEKISILQQTNILLTKQSLEYINTLLFIFQGNEKSINLSYSPDGKLGSNINQDSSILDTSV, encoded by the coding sequence ATGGAATTGATAGATTTCCTCAAAAAACAAAAAGAGTTGTTAGAAGATATTAAGAACTGTCTTGAACGGGAAAAGCAAGTTCTTATCAAAGGAGAAGGAAAGAATTTATTAGAAATTGTAAAGGAAAAACAAGATTATATTAGTATTTTAAATGCTATTGAAAAAGAACGTAATCAATCCTATCCCGATTTAAACTTAAGAGAAATGGAAAAACAAGGTAAATTACCTTTTGATATAAAGAAGATAGGAAATGAATTGAGAAGCTTATCTGAAAAAATATCTATACTTCAACAAACCAATATCTTATTGACTAAGCAGTCTTTAGAATATATAAATACATTGCTTTTTATTTTTCAAGGGAATGAAAAATCAATCAATTTATCTTATAGCCCTGATGGGAAACTAGGATCTAATATAAATCAAGATAGTTCAATTTTAGATACATCTGTATAA
- a CDS encoding flagellar biosynthesis anti-sigma factor FlgM, producing the protein MKINGNNRFPYSNQIYQKNSKNIIDKKQKPEILESKDRIELSKIGQEVKKYLDKIEDIDRREQEKITYIKQAIQNKTYQVSSKEIAESMLDKINQQKGRLEE; encoded by the coding sequence ATGAAGATCAATGGGAACAATCGATTTCCCTATTCCAATCAAATCTATCAAAAAAATAGTAAAAATATTATAGATAAAAAACAAAAACCAGAAATTTTAGAATCAAAAGATCGTATAGAACTATCTAAAATAGGTCAAGAAGTAAAAAAATATTTAGATAAAATAGAGGATATTGATAGAAGAGAGCAAGAAAAAATAACTTATATTAAACAAGCTATTCAAAATAAAACTTATCAAGTATCTTCTAAAGAAATCGCAGAAAGTATGTTAGATAAAATCAACCAACAAAAAGGGAGATTGGAGGAATAA
- the fliY gene encoding flagellar motor switch phosphatase FliY: MDKDFLSQEEIDALLKKNQENKKNQENNKENFLTEQEKDLLGEVGNISMATAATALSTILGKKVSITTPHVEVTTLKKLQENLTIPNVVLQVKFERGLQGTNILLINISDASIIANLMMGGDGTNPNTELSDIEISAVSEAMNQMIGSASTSMATMLKRDINIYPPDTQIWDKHKDILVEDIVPEDSIVKIAFRMTVEDLIDSEIMQIFTMDAVEDIVKDLMGEKGEKGEKPQQINSYEDRQEDSIYEAQIEPEVHVKEPSKRKAVSVQKPQFRELENKPNEEPRRNLDLIMDVPLEFSVVLGKTQKTIKDVLSLSPGSVVELNKYAEEPLEIYVNGKLIAQGEVVVINENFGIRITNIISATERVKNLK; this comes from the coding sequence ATGGATAAGGATTTTTTATCTCAAGAAGAAATCGATGCCTTATTAAAGAAAAATCAAGAAAATAAAAAAAACCAAGAAAACAATAAGGAAAATTTTTTAACAGAGCAAGAAAAAGATCTTTTAGGAGAAGTAGGGAATATTTCTATGGCTACAGCAGCAACTGCATTGTCCACTATTTTAGGGAAAAAGGTTAGTATTACCACACCGCATGTGGAAGTAACTACTTTAAAAAAACTACAGGAAAATTTAACCATTCCCAATGTAGTATTGCAGGTAAAATTTGAACGAGGGTTACAAGGAACAAACATTTTATTAATCAATATATCTGATGCTTCTATTATTGCCAATCTTATGATGGGAGGAGATGGAACCAATCCTAATACAGAACTTTCTGATATAGAAATCAGTGCTGTATCTGAAGCCATGAATCAAATGATTGGTTCTGCATCTACTTCTATGGCGACCATGCTAAAAAGAGATATCAACATTTATCCTCCAGATACACAAATTTGGGATAAACATAAGGATATTTTGGTGGAAGATATTGTTCCTGAAGATTCTATTGTAAAAATTGCTTTTCGTATGACAGTAGAGGATCTTATTGATAGTGAAATTATGCAAATTTTTACTATGGATGCCGTAGAGGATATTGTAAAAGATTTAATGGGAGAAAAGGGAGAAAAGGGAGAAAAACCACAGCAAATTAATTCTTATGAAGACCGACAAGAAGATTCTATATACGAAGCTCAAATTGAACCAGAGGTTCATGTTAAAGAACCGTCAAAAAGAAAGGCAGTTAGTGTTCAAAAACCTCAATTTAGAGAACTTGAAAATAAGCCAAATGAAGAACCACGGCGAAATTTAGATTTAATTATGGATGTACCTTTAGAATTTAGTGTCGTTTTAGGAAAAACTCAGAAAACTATTAAAGATGTATTATCTTTAAGTCCAGGATCTGTAGTAGAGTTAAACAAATATGCAGAAGAGCCTTTAGAAATTTATGTGAATGGAAAACTTATTGCTCAAGGAGAAGTTGTAGTTATCAATGAAAATTTTGGAATTCGTATTACCAATATTATCAGTGCTACGGAAAGGGTAAAAAATTTAAAATAG
- the fliM gene encoding flagellar motor switch protein FliM yields the protein MGEVLSQQEIDTLLSAISSGEIDAEDLQKEKEKQKIKVYDFRRPNKFAKEQINTLELIYENYARIISNFLSAQVRSNIQMKVASIEQVTYEEFIRSIPNPTLLTIFTMPPLTGSLLLEINLQFGFQIIELLCGGEAGTSFNVRELTDIEKIMIKDIFEKFIENMKLAWEDIIEVEPYFESLESNPQLNQTLSPTEPVALITFIIEVAGIQSFGNLCIPYLSIEKISDKLYAQYWFDNNSLEQNEEYKKNIERKLLSSKVNLNVVLGKTNLTVKDFMELSKGDVLPLDKLANQPLNMYVEDKIHFLVQPGIYKDKLSVQVVDIVEKDVK from the coding sequence GTGGGAGAAGTATTGTCTCAGCAAGAAATCGATACTCTTTTATCAGCGATTTCTTCAGGAGAGATTGATGCAGAAGATCTTCAAAAAGAAAAAGAAAAACAAAAAATAAAGGTTTATGATTTTAGACGTCCTAATAAATTTGCTAAAGAGCAGATTAATACCTTAGAACTTATTTATGAAAATTATGCAAGAATTATTTCTAATTTTCTTTCTGCCCAAGTTCGTTCCAATATTCAAATGAAAGTGGCATCTATAGAGCAGGTAACTTATGAGGAGTTTATTCGTTCTATTCCTAATCCAACGCTTTTAACTATTTTTACAATGCCACCCCTGACTGGATCTTTGCTGTTAGAAATCAATTTACAATTTGGATTCCAAATCATTGAGTTATTGTGTGGCGGGGAGGCAGGCACCTCTTTTAATGTACGTGAATTAACCGATATAGAAAAAATAATGATAAAAGATATTTTTGAAAAGTTCATTGAGAATATGAAATTAGCTTGGGAAGATATCATAGAGGTAGAGCCTTATTTTGAATCTTTAGAAAGCAATCCTCAGTTAAATCAAACGTTATCTCCTACAGAACCTGTTGCCCTTATTACCTTTATTATTGAAGTAGCAGGGATACAAAGTTTTGGAAACTTATGTATCCCTTATTTATCTATAGAAAAGATATCAGATAAATTATATGCTCAGTATTGGTTTGATAATAATAGCTTAGAACAAAATGAAGAATATAAAAAAAATATAGAAAGAAAATTATTATCTTCAAAAGTAAATTTAAATGTGGTTTTGGGCAAGACAAATTTAACAGTAAAAGATTTTATGGAATTATCCAAAGGAGATGTTCTTCCATTAGATAAATTAGCGAACCAACCTCTTAATATGTATGTAGAGGATAAAATACATTTTCTAGTACAACCAGGTATTTATAAGGACAAACTGTCAGTTCAGGTGGTTGATATTGTAGAAAAGGATGTGAAATAA
- a CDS encoding chemotaxis protein CheW, whose product MQIIIFHLQGQQYAIKTQQVEEISKLMDITPVPNAPDYIKGLINLRGNVISVMELSKLLQLQSEEDQKYQNIIITKITDEKIGLLVEEIYQVMEIEEDKIEKVRIEEKEQPGIKGIIQVGDQIVNLLELEECFVS is encoded by the coding sequence ATGCAAATTATTATATTTCATTTACAAGGACAGCAATATGCAATAAAGACACAACAGGTGGAAGAAATCAGTAAATTGATGGATATTACCCCTGTTCCTAATGCTCCAGACTATATAAAGGGATTGATTAATTTAAGGGGAAATGTTATTTCTGTTATGGAACTTTCTAAACTATTACAACTACAATCAGAGGAAGATCAGAAATATCAAAATATTATTATTACAAAGATAACAGATGAAAAAATAGGTTTATTAGTAGAAGAAATCTATCAAGTTATGGAAATAGAAGAAGACAAAATTGAAAAAGTACGAATAGAGGAGAAAGAACAACCGGGAATCAAAGGAATCATTCAAGTAGGAGATCAGATTGTAAATCTACTTGAATTAGAAGAATGTTTTGTTTCATGA
- the cheY gene encoding chemotaxis protein CheY codes for MSKRVLVVDDAVFMRMMIKDILVKNEFEVVGEAANGAEAVEKYKELKPDIVTMDITMPEMDGIEAVKEIRKIDPNAKIIMCSAMGQQAMVMDAIQAGAKDFIVKPFQGERVLEALNKALG; via the coding sequence ATGTCAAAACGAGTATTAGTTGTAGATGATGCAGTATTTATGAGGATGATGATTAAGGATATATTAGTAAAAAATGAATTTGAAGTAGTGGGAGAAGCAGCTAATGGTGCTGAAGCAGTGGAAAAATATAAAGAATTAAAACCAGATATTGTTACTATGGATATCACCATGCCTGAGATGGATGGAATAGAAGCAGTAAAGGAAATTCGGAAAATAGATCCTAATGCTAAGATTATTATGTGTTCTGCTATGGGACAACAAGCGATGGTAATGGATGCTATTCAAGCTGGAGCAAAAGATTTTATTGTAAAGCCTTTTCAAGGAGAAAGGGTTTTAGAAGCACTCAATAAGGCATTAGGATAA
- a CDS encoding chemotaxis protein CheC, protein MRLENLTSMQIDFLKELTNIGGGNAATALSQMVNRPIKMEIPTVKLLPYQKLFSDIMKEEELVNAISIRILGDVPGTFLFILKEKDCLDLIEMLTGNIVKSLDEVAISTLQEICNIICSSYMNALSRMLNLTFISSVPAFAQDMFGAIFLTTYIEAGHIEDHLLIIENYFLVNDKKMKAHLFFIPYSGSLEKIFSMINL, encoded by the coding sequence TTGCGTTTAGAAAATTTAACATCCATGCAAATAGATTTTTTAAAAGAGTTAACCAATATTGGTGGTGGAAATGCAGCAACAGCTCTTTCTCAGATGGTAAATCGTCCTATAAAGATGGAGATTCCTACAGTGAAACTTTTGCCTTACCAGAAATTATTTTCTGATATAATGAAAGAGGAAGAACTAGTTAATGCTATTTCTATTCGTATATTAGGAGATGTCCCTGGAACTTTTCTTTTTATTTTGAAAGAAAAAGATTGTTTAGATTTAATTGAAATGTTGACAGGAAATATTGTAAAATCTTTAGATGAAGTAGCAATTTCTACATTACAAGAAATTTGCAACATTATATGTTCATCTTATATGAATGCTTTATCTAGAATGTTAAATTTGACTTTTATTTCTTCTGTACCTGCTTTTGCTCAGGATATGTTTGGTGCTATTTTCCTTACAACCTATATTGAAGCGGGGCATATTGAAGATCATTTATTAATTATTGAAAACTATTTTTTAGTAAATGACAAAAAAATGAAAGCTCATTTATTTTTTATACCTTATTCAGGCTCTTTAGAAAAAATATTTTCTATGATAAATCTATAA
- a CDS encoding chemotaxis protein CheA, giving the protein MDMSQYTIIFLEESRENLQNLNEQLLILEKNPSSKETVDEIFRVAHTLKGMAATMGFKEMSNLTHKMENILDLLRSGKLKVNSDIINVLFECLDMLSLMLEDIAEGKSGEYDTKDLIEKLHKFSTSTTEKKTSATSITDEVNEKKITLSEYDQTVIQNARDQDYFVYQISVHLIENCLIKSARAFLVIKNLEEKGEIIKCVPSVEELEEEDFESFFQLIYITKEPQDVVQKIILGISEIQRVEIKPLVLKKIQTKKQGEKSKVQEKLKKSSKEEIKNKNNLGQSFTNRGKLNQSVRVDIQKLDDFMNLVSELVIHRTRLEQISNHHKLNDLRETLEQVARITTDLQDLVLKIRMIPIERVFNRFPRMVRDLSKELDKEIDLVIEGEETELDRTVIDELGDPLVHLIRNAVDHGIESKEERIQKGKDPKGIVKLIAYQEGNQAIIQISDDGNGMDPEVIKKKAVEKGISVEGLGEEEIIHLIFKQGFSTNDKVTDISGRGVGMDVVREKISALGGSISVRSKVGKGSTFTIYLPLTLSIIQALLVRVASETFAISLGFIEKVVNVTPQDIKQSYNGEIYIYRGKIIPVVRLNEKLHLPFEESKEKYLVIVRVGERTMGLVVDKLLGQQEIVIKSLGKSLQNIREYVGATILGDGLVTLILDPGTMI; this is encoded by the coding sequence ATGGATATGTCTCAATATACAATCATTTTTTTAGAAGAATCGAGGGAAAATTTGCAAAATTTGAATGAACAATTGTTAATATTAGAAAAGAATCCTTCGAGTAAAGAGACAGTTGATGAAATTTTTCGAGTAGCCCATACTTTAAAAGGAATGGCTGCCACAATGGGATTTAAAGAAATGTCAAATCTAACACATAAAATGGAAAATATTTTAGATTTGCTTCGAAGTGGTAAGTTAAAGGTTAATTCTGATATTATTAATGTACTTTTTGAATGTCTTGACATGCTTTCTTTAATGTTAGAAGATATTGCAGAAGGAAAAAGTGGAGAATATGATACAAAGGATTTAATAGAAAAACTACATAAATTTTCTACTTCTACTACAGAAAAAAAGACAAGTGCTACTTCTATTACAGATGAAGTGAATGAAAAAAAAATAACATTAAGCGAATATGATCAAACTGTAATTCAAAATGCAAGGGACCAAGATTATTTTGTTTATCAAATTTCCGTACATCTTATAGAGAATTGTTTGATTAAATCTGCGCGGGCATTTTTAGTGATTAAAAATTTAGAGGAGAAAGGAGAAATTATAAAGTGTGTGCCTAGTGTGGAAGAATTAGAAGAAGAAGATTTTGAATCCTTCTTTCAACTAATTTATATTACGAAAGAGCCTCAAGATGTTGTTCAAAAAATTATTTTAGGAATTTCGGAAATTCAAAGAGTAGAAATAAAACCCTTAGTTTTAAAAAAAATTCAAACAAAAAAGCAAGGAGAAAAATCTAAAGTTCAAGAAAAATTAAAAAAATCTTCAAAGGAAGAAATCAAAAACAAAAATAATTTAGGTCAATCTTTTACAAATAGAGGCAAACTGAACCAATCCGTAAGGGTGGATATCCAGAAATTAGATGATTTTATGAATTTAGTTTCTGAATTAGTGATTCATCGGACTAGATTAGAGCAAATTAGTAATCATCACAAATTAAATGATTTACGAGAAACTTTAGAACAAGTGGCAAGAATTACTACAGACTTACAAGATTTGGTACTTAAAATACGAATGATACCTATTGAAAGAGTATTCAATCGTTTTCCTCGTATGGTAAGGGATTTATCCAAGGAATTAGATAAAGAAATTGATTTGGTCATTGAAGGGGAAGAAACAGAGTTAGATCGAACAGTAATAGATGAATTAGGAGATCCTTTGGTGCACTTAATACGAAATGCTGTAGATCATGGGATAGAATCAAAAGAAGAAAGAATTCAAAAAGGGAAAGATCCAAAAGGAATTGTAAAATTGATTGCATATCAAGAGGGGAATCAAGCCATTATTCAAATTTCTGATGATGGAAACGGAATGGATCCTGAAGTGATAAAGAAAAAAGCTGTAGAGAAAGGAATTTCAGTAGAAGGATTAGGAGAAGAAGAAATTATTCATTTAATCTTCAAACAAGGTTTTTCTACTAATGATAAAGTAACAGATATTTCAGGTAGAGGGGTAGGAATGGATGTTGTAAGAGAAAAAATCAGTGCACTTGGAGGAAGTATCAGTGTACGAAGTAAAGTTGGAAAGGGGAGTACTTTTACCATTTACCTTCCTCTTACCTTATCCATTATTCAAGCATTGTTAGTAAGGGTTGCTTCAGAAACCTTTGCGATTTCTTTGGGCTTTATTGAAAAAGTAGTAAATGTAACGCCCCAAGATATTAAACAGTCTTATAACGGAGAGATCTACATTTATAGAGGAAAAATTATTCCTGTAGTAAGACTTAACGAAAAACTCCATCTTCCTTTCGAGGAGTCTAAGGAAAAATATTTAGTAATTGTAAGAGTAGGAGAAAGGACAATGGGATTGGTAGTAGACAAATTATTAGGACAACAAGAAATTGTTATAAAATCCTTAGGAAAATCTTTACAGAATATAAGGGAGTACGTAGGAGCTACAATTTTAGGAGATGGACTGGTAACTTTAATTTTAGATCCTGGTACTATGATATAA
- a CDS encoding CheR family methyltransferase — protein sequence MEQDFQFFEQWAYKNLSIDLTAYKPTQLHRRILTIMKRAGYKNLKEYAKAIDENEKIKIQFLDYITINVTEFFRNKEMFFNLQKKIEFYLLNEFSSLKIWSAACSIGAEPYSLAIILDKISKENDHKILATDIDDSILQRAKQGIYTWNEVKNVDPQDRITYFDQRQGKFFLKEDIKKKVNFKKHDLILDPYDKGFHLIVCRNVIIYFKNKTKDKIYKKFYESLVPGGLLFVGATETIFNYKDLGFEKVSTFLYQKQR from the coding sequence ATGGAACAGGATTTTCAATTTTTTGAACAATGGGCATATAAAAATTTATCCATTGATCTAACTGCATATAAACCTACTCAACTTCATAGAAGAATTTTGACTATTATGAAACGAGCAGGATATAAGAATTTAAAAGAATATGCAAAAGCGATTGATGAAAATGAAAAAATAAAAATTCAGTTTTTAGATTATATTACCATTAATGTAACTGAGTTTTTTAGAAATAAGGAAATGTTTTTTAATCTACAAAAAAAAATAGAATTTTATTTATTGAATGAATTTTCTTCATTAAAAATTTGGAGTGCAGCTTGTTCTATTGGAGCGGAACCTTATTCTTTAGCTATTATTTTAGACAAAATTTCTAAAGAAAATGATCATAAAATATTAGCAACAGATATTGATGATAGTATTTTACAACGGGCAAAGCAGGGAATTTATACTTGGAACGAAGTAAAAAATGTAGATCCTCAGGATAGGATTACCTATTTTGATCAACGACAAGGAAAATTTTTCCTAAAGGAAGATATTAAGAAAAAGGTAAATTTTAAGAAACATGATTTAATCTTAGATCCCTATGATAAAGGCTTTCACTTAATTGTATGTAGAAATGTAATTATTTATTTTAAAAATAAAACCAAAGATAAAATTTATAAAAAATTTTATGAATCTTTAGTGCCAGGAGGTCTTTTATTTGTAGGTGCTACAGAAACCATATTCAATTATAAAGATCTTGGATTTGAAAAAGTTTCTACTTTTTTATATCAAAAGCAAAGATAA
- a CDS encoding CheB methylesterase domain-containing protein: MSNLLLPLLDRKWSAIAIGASTGGPKTLTKIIANLPENTQAPPIFIVQHMPKGFTTAFAQRLDDICSLKVVEAKNGEVIKKGHIYIAPGDFHMTIQKQEIVQEIVLDQREKHLGVRPSVDYLFSSAAKIYKEKLLSIILTGMGKDGTEGMKDTKKYGGVNIAQDQKSAIIFGMPGSAIESGVVDKVLSLEDIMIQLKELLKR, translated from the coding sequence ATGTCAAATTTATTACTACCCTTATTAGATCGAAAATGGTCTGCCATTGCGATAGGGGCTTCTACTGGAGGACCAAAAACTTTAACAAAAATTATAGCTAATTTGCCAGAGAATACGCAAGCACCTCCTATTTTTATTGTACAACATATGCCTAAAGGTTTTACGACTGCTTTTGCTCAACGTTTGGATGATATTTGTTCTTTAAAAGTGGTAGAAGCAAAAAATGGAGAGGTTATAAAAAAAGGGCATATCTATATTGCTCCAGGAGATTTTCATATGACAATTCAAAAGCAAGAAATTGTACAAGAGATTGTATTAGATCAGCGAGAGAAACATTTAGGGGTGAGACCTTCAGTAGATTATCTTTTTAGTTCTGCTGCTAAAATCTATAAAGAAAAGCTATTATCCATTATTTTAACAGGAATGGGAAAGGATGGGACAGAAGGGATGAAAGATACTAAAAAATATGGAGGAGTTAATATTGCTCAAGATCAAAAAAGTGCTATTATTTTTGGTATGCCGGGTTCTGCGATTGAAAGTGGGGTAGTAGATAAAGTTTTATCTTTAGAGGATATAATGATTCAACTGAAAGAATTATTGAAAAGGTGA
- a CDS encoding chemotaxis protein CheD translates to MKEEIKVGIADYKISKAPNRLITLGLGSCVGICIYDKFSDIGGLAHIMLPDSRQFQKVTKVEKFADLAIPQMVKDLLKKESCQKGFVAKIAGGASMFQFPDKNLTMDIGKRNIIAVRKTLEQLKIPILAEDVGGNSGRTMILDLEDKTVQIKTVGGIFKFL, encoded by the coding sequence ATGAAAGAAGAAATTAAAGTAGGAATAGCAGATTATAAAATATCTAAGGCACCTAATAGACTTATCACTTTAGGATTGGGTTCTTGTGTTGGAATCTGTATTTATGATAAATTTTCTGATATAGGGGGATTGGCTCATATTATGTTGCCTGATAGTAGACAATTTCAAAAAGTAACCAAAGTGGAGAAATTTGCTGATTTAGCCATTCCCCAAATGGTAAAAGATTTATTAAAAAAAGAATCTTGCCAAAAGGGTTTTGTTGCAAAAATTGCAGGAGGAGCTAGTATGTTTCAATTTCCAGATAAAAATCTTACGATGGATATAGGAAAACGAAATATCATTGCTGTACGTAAGACATTAGAACAACTTAAAATTCCGATATTAGCTGAAGATGTAGGGGGAAATTCAGGAAGAACGATGATTTTAGACTTAGAGGATAAAACTGTTCAAATTAAAACCGTAGGAGGAATTTTCAAATTTTTATGA
- a CDS encoding chemotaxis protein CheW translates to MEQIQIVICQIANQEYAIHIDYVERIIEYSTTTPLPETADYVLGILNYQDSVLPVIDLNKRLFKRSTNYGQESKILVIQLEDYKIGLLVDCVNEIKSIEKNNIEKPSGMIQGIAPRYIKGLIKKDEKIVIFLEMKEIFQGEQQKELIQIVQDR, encoded by the coding sequence ATGGAGCAGATACAAATAGTAATTTGTCAAATAGCTAATCAGGAATATGCAATTCATATAGATTATGTAGAAAGAATTATTGAATATAGCACTACGACACCATTACCGGAAACAGCGGATTATGTATTAGGAATTCTAAATTATCAAGATAGTGTCTTACCAGTTATAGATTTAAATAAGCGCTTATTTAAACGAAGTACAAATTATGGGCAGGAGAGTAAAATTTTGGTGATTCAATTAGAAGATTATAAAATTGGATTGTTGGTAGATTGTGTAAATGAAATAAAATCTATTGAGAAGAATAATATTGAAAAACCTTCTGGCATGATTCAAGGGATAGCTCCTCGTTATATAAAAGGGTTAATTAAAAAGGATGAGAAAATTGTTATTTTTTTAGAGATGAAAGAGATTTTTCAAGGAGAACAACAAAAAGAGCTGATTCAAATAGTACAAGACCGATAA